The Lathyrus oleraceus cultivar Zhongwan6 chromosome 5, CAAS_Psat_ZW6_1.0, whole genome shotgun sequence genome includes the window agcgcttttagaaagcgcttttaaatatagaccttagtcagcgcttttgagaaagcgctgtttaaagtctttcaattaaaaaaaaaattaaaaccaaaagcgctgtctaaggtgggggtttagaaagcgcttttggaaagcaCTTCATGCTTCCAAGAAACCCAATAGCGAGGGACACAGCAGAGCTTCCATCTTCATCAAGCCCTAGCAGCTCCGCCAAAACCAGACCCTCTTCTCGCAAACACAAACCCTCCAAAGAAAACGATCCTCCTTCAGATCACAACATCATCGTCCCTTACTCCCCCTCCCATGTCAAATCCAAGAGTCCGTTACCACCAAGACCTCCTTCTTCCAACCCTCTCAAACGCAAACTTGCTCTCGACACCATCGCCGCCGAAAATTCACTCCCGGCAACTACCGATTCCGGCGTTAAGGTTTTTCTCATCCATTTAGGGTTTTTAGATCTTGTTAATTTATTATCCGGTTTCTTATTTTGTATCTGTATGTGTTGTGTAGGTTATTGTGAGGATGAGGCCGTTGCGGAAGGATAAGGACGAAGGAGATCCTATAGTTCAGAAGATTTCTGGTGATTCGTTATCAATTAATGGCCGTGCTTTCACCTTTGATTCTGTTGCTGATGTTGAAGCTACTCAGGTATGGTTTCTATTTTTGTTTCTGCTCAAACTGTTTTTGAGTTACTTCATTTCTACTGTGGTTGAATTTTCTGATCCTGTTTTTCAGCTTGACATTTTTTAGCATGTTGGGGTTCCTTTGGTGGAGAATTGTTTGGCTGGTTTCAATAGTTCTGTCTTTGCTTATGGACAGGTTTCCTTTTTCTCACTATTAACATTTACTTGCTTAATTTGCTTCATTTCTCATAGTGTTGTTCTTGTTAGGTATTAACATTTGGTATTTTGGTTGCTTATTTTGCTGCATTTCTCATAGTGCTGTTCATGCTAGATATTAACATTTAGTTGCTTATTTTGCTGCATTTCTCATAGTGCTGTTTCTGTTAGATATTAACATTTAGTTGCTTATTTTGCTGCATTTCTCATAATGTGTTCCTGTTAGATTTGATGTTTTATGTATTCTATTTGAAATTGTTAGACGGGGAGTGGGAAAACGTATACTATGTGGGGTCCTGCCAATTCTTTGGCTGAAGAAAATGTAGCAAAAGAGCAACAAGGACTTACACCCCGTGTTTTTGAGAGACTGTTTGCGCGCATAAAGGAAGTAAGAGTTCAGTTCTATTCCTAATTAAATTATTTGAAGACCTCTTGAAGTGTTTTGGGTTGTTTACAGTTTTATTTACTGCACAGGAGCAAACAAAGCATTCTGATCAACAGCTCAATTATCAGTGCAACTGCTCTTTTCTTGAGGTTGGTTGTTTATCTATTTCTTTCAATGTTCCTGATCTTAACTTTGTCATTTTAGTCTGCATAATAACACAATGTTTTTGCCAGATATACAATGAAAAGGTCACAGATCTGTTGGATCCGAGTCAAAGGAACCTTCAGATAGAACCTAAGCATTAAAGGTTTTATTTATTGTTTATCATGTTTCACTGCTTTATACCGGAACTGATTTGTTATCCTTTATTCAGATTAGAGAAGATGTCAAATCAGGTGTGTATGTTGAGAATCTTACAGAGAATCAAGTGTCTACAATGGAGGATGTTACTCAGTAAGAAGtacacggaaacatacgattgtgatcgagttgaagagattgtagacGCACATGgttgctttgattataagttatatctgataatgcatgatttctttatttttttgttttcaattgctttgattataagttatatctgataatgcatgatttcgttatatttttgttttcaattgctttgattataagttatatctgataatgcatgatttctttatttttttgttttcaattgctttgattataagttatatttgatatttgatggtttccttggtttattacaggttagacatggctgatgaccaacatgaggaagttagtaaaaaagtatcgcggaagaagaaattcgaagaggcatcacagtaatgagaagggtggtccaaggaagatctcgaggcatcatactagatgtctattggagcaaccagggacagcttatagaacctaatgggctcctagtaatcgggagcttcatgcaagattggaagccatgcaagctgagcttgatgcattgaggagagaaagagaggctagcgcctcaatagtatacagagatgcttcggacaaagacagtatcaactgtacctttcagccgaacattccagaggtaattacatataattgtcttaaattgaactatttgcttaaattatgtatttgacatatatacacattaacgatttcttgttattattggttttagggcatttcccattgtcagctgtatttgtcgtcaccatactatcggatggttggcaagggaaaagtgcataacgttagcggagtattactccacactagagagctccctgctggatgtttgaaggtatcagttgatattgcagttgagccgaatgcagcattatcatgtatctgaagatgaaagattgcgaagagcctcttgtcgaggaaggaccggatccggatgacaagtggacattgatgtttgatggggctgtgaatatgaacggcaacggtgttggggcagtattgattaatcccaaaggcgcacatatacctttctctgctagattgacttttgacgtcaccaacaacgaggctgagtatgaggcttgtatcatggggatagaagaagccattgatctgagaatcaaaacgcttgacatttatggagattccgctctagtgatcaatcaggtcaatggagattggaatacgaaccagccgcatttgattccgtatagagattacaccagaagaatactgacgttcttcaagaaggtgaggttgtatcatgtcccccgggatgagaatcagatggctgaaGCTCTGGCCACTTTGTcgtccatgatcaaagttcattggtggaatcatgtgccacatgttgcggtgaatcgactcgagaggcctgcgtatgtgtttgcagccgagtctgttgtgattgatgagaaaccgtggtattatgacatcaagaacttcctcaagactcaggagtatcctgagggtgcgtcaaagaatgacaagaaaaccctgagaaggctagctggaagcttttatttgaatcaggatgatgtgttgtataagagaaactttgacatggtcttgctcagatgcgtggatagacacgaagcagacatgttgatgcaagaagtgcatgaaggttcgtttggtacccatgctggtggtcatgcaatgtccaagaaactattgagagccggttattactggatgactatggaatccgattgtttcaagtacgctcggaagtgccataagtgtcaaatctatgctgataaggtgcatgtaccaccaagccctctgaatgtcatgaactcgccttggccgtttgccatgtggggcattgatatgattgggaagatcgagcctactgcttcgaatggacatcgcttcatcctggttgcgattgattacttcaccaagtgggtggaagcagcttcctatgctaatgttaccaagcaggtggttgcccggttcatcaagaaggaaatcatctaTCGTTAcggggttcctgagagaatcatcactgacaatggttcgaatctcaacaacaagatgatgaaagagctgtgcaaagatttcaagattgaacatcacaattcttctccttacagaccgaagatgaatggtgttgtagaggcagcaaacaagaatatcaagaagattgtgcagaagatggtcgtgacgtacaaggactggcatgagatgctacctttcgctttgcatgggtaccgtacctcagtacgtacgtcgaccggggcaaccccttactcccttgtgtatggtatggaagcagtcctacctgttgaagtggagattccttctctgagagttttgttagatgtcaagctggacgaagccgagtggattcgaacaaggtttaatgagttgagccttatcgaagagagacggctagcagctgtgtgccatgggcagttgtatcagagaaggatgaagagagactttgatcaaaaagtgcgtcctcggagctatcaagctggtgatctagttttgaagaggatccttcctcccggtacagataacaggggcaagtggactcctaattacgaaggtccatatgttgtgaagaaggtcttctccggtggagccttgatgcttacaactatggatggtgaagattttccgtcccctgttaactcagatgtagtcaaaaaatacttcgcataaattgacccgctggacaaaaagaataaaagagtccaggcaaaaaagggcatcccggcgaaccaaaaaacagaaagaaaaggttcgggcaaaaattagggataaaaatgaaaagaatttgtacacccggtaagtcgaaaacccgcaagggcggcttaggcaaaaatgggtatcccggtggattgaaaacccgaaagggcgatccaggcaaaagagggattagagtgaagactacagtctgagttatctgtacttcatcgcgctttGTCGTCTTCCATCttgaaagatgtgatcggtccagtcattcttctcagaaagcaaggagttgggaggaaagctgatgatctgtgggttataacagaattgggaaatagtggatgccgtgttcacattgccattaggatagatttttccttttgtgcgcaattacctttttctaggaattgcttcccaatgtatttgccttttcaggcccattttcaatcaataaaagtcgttattcagataaatagttctcttgtttttatttttgctgttttgtttgcaaaaacgtccgaatttttgataagcattgcatataagaacatgaaggctaaacaataacgtgcaaaaagatgaaacatttgaaaatcattttgaatgttgaggacacttgagcgtatcttgtccatgtatcccctggaGGCATgttgttgtgctgttttgcaggttggcatctgtgaggacgtttcctcaacagatattttcccaagcaagtatggaagctatcagagctatgttccccaacagagttgctttccatagtagatctcccgagcagagatTGGCGTTGATAATTTTCCTCGGCGaatccccgagtggagcgggttcaatgaaatttatctccagcagttatcctatctgtggactggatgggtcgtccccagtggagtagcatttatttcccaaagcagagtttttcctacttgtggattggttggctctccccagtgaagtcaccaggttgtccctagcaagtcgccttattactccccagcgagttgttttgtttactccccagcgagttgcttTGTTTACTCCTCAACGCAGTCGCCTTGGTTCGTCCCCAGCGAGTTGTATTGGTTGTTCCCCCAAGCtgagtccccgagtggattgggtcctgaaggatttccccagcggagtttatcctttccccagcagcagtgctattctccagcatgagtgagaagtcggtgctctccccgcagagttggagtatctgatcagttttggctcccAAGACGGAGTTGTTCATCcttgcattttgcatgtagtgatcattgcatcctcaaactgcgtagcatttccattcgatatggagcattacgccatagaaaaattcaaacatatgcattcatgtgttaacccaaccagatcgtatccccgacagaggcggatcgtttgttcaacatcggtacagcacgtttgctacagttgctcctgacagcattcaggattgatattccagagaggtttatttcctcacccgtccgcgaacggaaagcttgtttctccccagtgagatccccagcaagtggtcagccttgccttgacgtatttaagatgtcattcttgtgataccggtaagtgtcatgtcagcacccgcgtgtgttctttctttggtgtcggtaaacaccattgcttcggtgtcaGTAAAACATCTAGTCCTAccccagtcatcgataaatgtctggtcttttttttttttggtgtcggtaaataccatcctttcggtgtcggtaaacatcaggtctcatcccagtcatcggtaaatgtctggtcgcctttgtttgatgtcggtaaacatcatctttcgatgtcggtaaacgtcgagtttttccccagtcatcggtaaatgtccgataattccccagctagagatccctagtagagtcgtcggtaaacgtcctgtctggtttccggttgcaagtgtttgtttttccttccccagtaaagtgttcacctctccgttggtgttgataaaTGTCGAGCctctccctttcgtccgttgacgtctggtcgagtattccccccagtcatcagtaaatgtctggtcgtttttggatgttggtaaacatcaactttcgatgtcggtaaacatcgagtctcccccagtcatcagtaaatgtctggtagtttttggatgtcggtaaacatcatctttcgatgtcggtaaacatcaagtctcatcccagtcatcggtaatGTCTGATCGTGCGTATTTCCTGTTGATAAAATCAAAAATCCccaggagtcgtcggtaaacgtcttgtctgattccatttgcaaatatctttttcctccccgggtggagacgccatcggtaaatggccccgtttgcttcgatatcggtaaatatcgaatgcccagtttagccgccatcggtaaatagccccgctttctttgatatcggtaaatatcgagtccccagttggagcagccatcggtaaatggtcttgctgaagttgatatcggtaaatatcaagttgctttgaagccaccatcggtaaatggtcttgcttccttttaatatcaaggtgtttcccagcagccatcggtaaatggtctcgctgaagttgatatcggtaaatatcaagtttccagtatttagccatcggtaaatggttttgctttcctgaagttgtcgtgcagccgtcatcggtaaatgacttggctttcctttgtatcatatccggcagagtgcaaatttctacggttcttcggtattcaatccctgtttaccctgaaagtctgacagccgttgctctcatccatt containing:
- the LOC127081334 gene encoding kinesin-like protein KIN-12B, producing the protein MLPRNPIARDTAELPSSSSPSSSAKTRPSSRKHKPSKENDPPSDHNIIVPYSPSHVKSKSPLPPRPPSSNPLKRKLALDTIAAENSLPATTDSGVKVIVRMRPLRKDKDEGDPIVQKISGDSLSINGRAFTFDSVADVEATQLLHFYCG